A DNA window from Streptomyces bacillaris contains the following coding sequences:
- a CDS encoding molybdopterin molybdotransferase MoeA: MTGDGLSGSDVFGGGDDLFGGDDLSGCDVSRGGNSATDPAGTTGPTAPDSAEARAAEAEELAVEQALALVGSGSQAPGHDRTRATGPTPGRSGDQANGRAPRGQTPTGSPGAADEPGPSPYASPSPYAGPSPYTDSAPDGPASAAAPGSPPTDEPASASAPAPAPRSPVVDLPWERARAVAARAGRGGPQAVVRLALDRALGHVLAEPLAALTDLPPFDTSAMDGWAVAGPGPWTYDEGAGLLAGGQDARLPDGTAVRIATGARTPADTTAVIRSEHAHADAARRLLSARRPVVTGQDIRPRGQECRTGDQLVPAGTVVTPAVLGLAAAAGYDALPAVPRPRVDVLVLGDELLASGLPRDGLIRDALGPMLAPWLRALGAEVSAPRRLGDDAEALRTALTSSDADVIITTGGTASGPVDHVHPVLAALGAELLVHGVAVRPGHPMLLARLSPDGPHVVGLPGNPLAAVSGLLTLAEPLLAGLAGRPAQDAYRALVHADVPGHPHDTRLVPVVHRAGRAGGRDHVAPLRYNGPAMLRGIAAADGLAVVPAGGVRSGTEVEILDLPWAPATPWTEGCFT; the protein is encoded by the coding sequence ATGACCGGGGACGGCCTTTCCGGCAGCGACGTGTTCGGCGGCGGTGACGACCTGTTCGGTGGTGACGACCTGTCCGGCTGCGATGTTTCCCGTGGTGGAAACAGTGCGACCGACCCAGCCGGAACCACCGGCCCCACCGCCCCCGACAGCGCCGAGGCGCGCGCGGCGGAGGCCGAAGAGCTGGCCGTCGAGCAGGCGTTGGCGCTGGTGGGCAGCGGCTCCCAGGCCCCCGGACACGACCGCACCCGGGCCACCGGCCCCACGCCCGGCCGGTCCGGCGACCAGGCGAACGGCCGGGCGCCGCGCGGCCAGACACCCACCGGAAGCCCGGGTGCGGCGGACGAGCCGGGCCCCTCCCCATACGCGAGCCCGTCCCCGTACGCAGGCCCCTCCCCGTACACCGATTCCGCACCCGACGGCCCCGCATCGGCTGCCGCTCCAGGCTCCCCGCCCACCGACGAACCCGCGTCCGCGTCCGCACCCGCTCCCGCCCCGAGGTCCCCCGTCGTGGACCTGCCCTGGGAGCGGGCGCGGGCCGTTGCCGCGCGGGCCGGGCGGGGCGGGCCGCAGGCCGTGGTGCGGCTGGCGCTCGACCGGGCCCTGGGGCATGTGCTGGCCGAGCCGCTCGCCGCCCTCACCGACCTGCCGCCCTTCGACACCTCGGCCATGGACGGCTGGGCCGTCGCCGGGCCCGGCCCCTGGACGTACGACGAGGGCGCGGGCCTCCTCGCCGGGGGCCAGGACGCCCGGCTCCCCGACGGCACCGCCGTACGCATCGCCACCGGCGCCCGTACGCCCGCCGACACCACCGCGGTCATCCGCAGCGAGCACGCCCACGCCGACGCGGCCCGGCGGCTGCTCTCCGCCCGGCGGCCCGTCGTCACCGGCCAGGACATCCGCCCCCGGGGCCAGGAGTGCCGTACGGGCGACCAGTTGGTCCCGGCCGGCACCGTGGTCACCCCGGCGGTGCTCGGGCTCGCCGCGGCCGCCGGATACGACGCCCTCCCCGCCGTTCCCCGCCCCCGCGTCGATGTCCTCGTCCTCGGTGACGAACTCCTCGCCTCGGGCCTTCCGCGCGACGGCCTCATCCGCGACGCTCTCGGCCCCATGCTCGCCCCCTGGCTGCGGGCCCTGGGCGCCGAGGTCTCCGCCCCCCGCCGCCTCGGGGACGACGCCGAAGCCCTGCGCACGGCCCTCACCTCCTCCGACGCCGACGTGATCATCACCACCGGGGGCACCGCCTCCGGCCCGGTCGACCATGTCCACCCGGTGCTGGCCGCCCTCGGCGCCGAACTGCTCGTCCACGGCGTCGCCGTACGCCCCGGCCACCCCATGCTCCTGGCGCGGCTCTCCCCCGACGGGCCGCATGTGGTCGGCCTCCCCGGCAACCCGCTCGCCGCCGTGTCCGGGCTCCTGACTCTCGCGGAACCGCTGCTGGCGGGGCTCGCGGGCCGCCCGGCCCAGGACGCGTACCGGGCGCTCGTCCACGCCGATGTGCCCGGCCATCCGCACGACACCCGCCTCGTCCCCGTGGTCCACCGCGCGGGCCGGGCGGGCGGCCGGGACCATGTGGCGCCCCTGCGCTACAACGGACCCGCCATGCTGCGCGGGATCGCCGCGGCGGACGGGTTGGCCGTGGTGCCCGCCGGCGGGGTACGGTCCGGCACCGAGGTGGAGATCCTCGATCTCCCATGGGCCCCGGCGACACCGTGGACGGAAGGGTGTTTCACGTGA
- a CDS encoding potassium channel family protein, which produces MGPGDTVDGRVFHVKLPGHDAMARRAEEQVVPTRVLLPRRVVDRPGRQVAKRLLMALLVLATTVMIVWLDRDGYTDNADGKVDLLDAVYYATVTLSTTGYGDIVPQSDGARLLNVVLVTPLRVVFLIILVGTTLEVLTERTREDFRLKRWRSNLRDHTVVVGFGTKGRSAIQTLRSTGLAKEQIVIVDPASKVIDAANAEGYTGVVGDATRSDVLLRAELQKARQIIIATQRDDTAVLVTLTARQLNRGAKIVAAVREEENAPLLRQSGADAVITSASAAGRLLGLSVLSPSAGTVMEDLIQQGSGLDLVERPVIKAEVGKSVRETEDLVVSVLRGHRLLGYDDPAASPLQLTDRLITIVRATRPSGDGPSLPHLPMPPHHRP; this is translated from the coding sequence ATGGGCCCCGGCGACACCGTGGACGGAAGGGTGTTTCACGTGAAACTTCCAGGCCACGACGCGATGGCCAGGCGGGCAGAGGAACAAGTCGTCCCCACGAGGGTCCTGCTGCCCCGCAGGGTCGTCGACCGTCCTGGGCGCCAGGTCGCCAAACGGCTGCTGATGGCGCTGCTCGTACTGGCCACGACGGTGATGATCGTCTGGCTTGACCGTGACGGGTATACGGACAACGCCGACGGCAAGGTCGACCTGCTCGACGCTGTCTACTACGCGACGGTCACCCTCTCCACCACCGGATACGGTGACATCGTTCCGCAGAGTGATGGTGCCAGGTTGCTCAACGTGGTCCTCGTGACGCCGTTGCGCGTGGTGTTCCTCATCATCCTGGTCGGTACCACCCTCGAAGTCCTCACGGAACGGACCCGCGAGGACTTCCGGCTCAAACGCTGGAGATCCAACTTGCGTGACCACACCGTCGTCGTCGGGTTCGGTACCAAGGGCCGTTCGGCGATTCAGACCCTCCGTTCCACCGGCTTGGCGAAGGAACAGATCGTCATCGTCGACCCGGCCTCCAAAGTGATCGACGCAGCCAATGCCGAGGGCTACACCGGTGTGGTCGGCGATGCCACCCGCAGTGACGTGCTGCTCCGCGCCGAGCTGCAGAAGGCCCGCCAGATCATCATCGCCACTCAGAGGGACGACACCGCCGTCCTCGTCACCCTGACCGCGCGTCAGTTGAACCGGGGCGCCAAGATCGTGGCGGCGGTCCGCGAGGAGGAGAACGCGCCCCTGCTGCGGCAGTCCGGCGCCGATGCGGTGATCACCAGCGCCAGCGCCGCCGGCCGGCTGCTCGGTCTCTCCGTCCTCAGTCCGAGCGCGGGCACGGTGATGGAGGATCTGATCCAGCAGGGCAGCGGTCTCGATCTCGTCGAACGGCCGGTGATAAAGGCCGAGGTGGGCAAGAGCGTCCGGGAGACCGAGGACCTGGTCGTCAGTGTGCTGCGCGGGCACCGGCTGCTCGGCTACGACGACCCGGCGGCCAGTCCACTGCAGCTGACGGACCGGCTCATCACCATCGTGCGCGCGACCCGGCCGTCCGGCGACGGCCCGTCCCTGCCCCATCTGCCGATGCCGCCGCACCACCGACCCTGA
- a CDS encoding NAD(P)H-quinone oxidoreductase: MHAITIPEPGGPEALVWAEVPDPVPGDGEVLVEVVAGAVNRADVLQRQGFYDPPPGASPYPGLECAGRIAALGPGVTGWAVGDAVCALLSGGGYAEKVAVPVGQLLPVPDGVELTVAAALPEVTATVWSNVFMVAHLRPGETVLIHGGSSGIGTMAIQLAKAVGARVAVTAGSPEKLARCAELGADILINYREQDFVEEVRENTAGAGADVILDIVGAKYLDRNVQALAVNGRLAIIGLQGGVKGELNLGALLAKRAAVTATSLRGRPIAEKAAIVAAVREHVWPLIADGVVRPVVDRTVPMADAAEAHRVLESSAHVGKVLLITPNA; the protein is encoded by the coding sequence ATGCATGCGATCACGATCCCCGAACCCGGTGGCCCCGAGGCGCTCGTCTGGGCCGAGGTGCCCGATCCCGTACCCGGCGACGGCGAGGTCCTCGTCGAGGTCGTCGCCGGTGCCGTCAACCGTGCCGACGTCCTTCAGCGGCAGGGCTTCTACGACCCGCCGCCCGGTGCCTCCCCCTACCCCGGTCTGGAGTGCGCGGGACGCATCGCGGCGCTCGGCCCGGGGGTGACCGGCTGGGCGGTCGGGGACGCGGTGTGCGCGCTGCTGTCGGGCGGCGGCTACGCGGAGAAGGTCGCCGTACCGGTCGGCCAACTCCTCCCCGTACCGGACGGCGTGGAGCTGACGGTGGCGGCGGCGCTGCCCGAGGTCACCGCGACGGTCTGGTCGAACGTGTTCATGGTGGCGCACCTGCGCCCCGGTGAGACGGTGCTGATCCACGGCGGTTCCAGTGGGATCGGCACCATGGCGATCCAGCTGGCGAAGGCGGTCGGCGCCCGGGTGGCGGTCACGGCGGGCAGCCCGGAGAAGCTGGCCCGCTGCGCCGAGCTGGGGGCGGACATCCTGATCAACTACCGCGAGCAGGACTTCGTCGAGGAGGTGCGCGAGAACACCGCCGGGGCGGGGGCCGACGTCATCCTCGACATCGTCGGCGCCAAGTACCTGGACCGGAATGTGCAGGCGCTCGCCGTCAACGGCCGCCTTGCGATCATCGGCCTCCAGGGCGGGGTCAAGGGCGAGCTGAACCTCGGCGCCCTGCTGGCCAAGCGGGCCGCCGTCACCGCGACCTCCCTGCGGGGCCGCCCGATCGCGGAGAAGGCCGCCATCGTCGCCGCCGTACGCGAGCATGTGTGGCCGCTGATCGCGGACGGGGTGGTTCGTCCCGTCGTGGACCGTACGGTGCCGATGGCGGACGCCGCCGAGGCGCACCGGGTGCTCGAGTCCAGCGCCCATGTCGGCAAGGTGCTGCTGATCACCCCGAACGCGTGA
- a CDS encoding bacterial proteasome activator family protein yields the protein MEMPRNDRSQEHPQVLVVGQDGMAVGGGASDDESREVPVTEMVEQPAKVMRIGSMIKQLLEEVRAAPLDEASRVRLKEIHASSVKELEDGLAPELVEELERLSLPFTDDSVPSEAELRIAQAQLVGWLEGLFHGIQTALFAQQMAARAQLEQMRRALPPGMAHEDEEGGGGDPHGPIRSGPYL from the coding sequence ATGGAAATGCCGAGGAATGACCGGTCGCAGGAGCACCCGCAGGTCCTTGTCGTGGGCCAGGACGGAATGGCTGTCGGCGGCGGTGCCAGTGACGACGAGTCGCGCGAGGTCCCGGTGACGGAGATGGTCGAACAGCCCGCGAAGGTCATGCGCATCGGCAGCATGATCAAGCAGCTTCTGGAAGAGGTCAGGGCGGCCCCTCTCGACGAGGCGAGCCGTGTCCGGCTCAAGGAGATCCACGCCAGCTCCGTGAAGGAGCTGGAGGACGGTCTCGCGCCGGAGCTGGTGGAGGAGCTGGAGCGGCTCTCCCTGCCGTTCACGGACGACTCGGTGCCCTCCGAGGCCGAGCTGCGGATCGCCCAGGCCCAGCTGGTGGGGTGGCTGGAGGGGCTCTTCCACGGCATCCAGACGGCGCTGTTCGCCCAGCAGATGGCGGCCCGCGCCCAGCTGGAGCAGATGCGCCGCGCCCTGCCGCCCGGAATGGCCCACGAGGACGAGGAAGGCGGCGGCGGTGACCCGCACGGGCCGATCCGCTCGGGACCGTACCTGTAG
- a CDS encoding FtsX-like permease family protein, with protein MSLFSGWRAAFRIARRDALRAKGRSALVVAMIALPVLGVTAADLTYRSALPTAAEDLTADLGAADALFMDQGMGPVPLWQMPDGIMWQTPEGAPETFYDDERKPVDVPATFPKGSRSLTEQSVPASVTTRHGITDTQITELAVADPMLRGRVELTEGSYPKAKDEIAATEAFLKAAGLSVGDRITVRGPQQVYTLTGAVELPAQLKNESLFAAPGAVIAPWQKSADGDGKILPPQASGVKWLVQGPPGAGVTWPDILAANEKGVVVRARQVALNPPPDSEVPMAAYMQSWTSSDAELTAAALTVAAMALLEIVLLAGPAFAVGARRSRRQLGLVGSCGGTRGQVRAVVLAGGAVLGGVGAVVGVGAGFGLTVLFRPMIEEFSGRRFGELTVHPWEIIAIAVLGLVTGVLAALAPAIVAGRQSVLESLTGRRGARRSSRVLPVVGTVVLAGGTALAVYGGLSGNTRLVAAGSVLAELGLLGCIPVIVGFLGRLGRRLPLTPRIALRDAARNRGRTAPAVAAVMAAVAGSVAIATYTASTTAEQAYDHQPNLTAGTAALMAADTAEKTDLSRARAAVEQHYPVSGAPARVGRAWAGSDCSVYYEEEDSCGTLEIVKPTGEGHSCPLKGKGAKELALRISADEHKRLMNSPACVDEDSTTIAFGNDDNKIVVGDTALLTSYVKLDDPEAAKALAAGTPVLLNSAYAKDGEITLKARHFYNERDKENRALHPGEARTTTDRLKVYVAPDSYATTPGIRMVLPQRTADRLGLHSQETGSVYPLSREPTDAEEQAADAALERAGNHAYVWTGSPAEERDDAVVLLILALFAGVVTLGAAAITTGLSKADAEADLATLSAVGAPPGVRRSLSGFQCLVVALTGVLLGTAAGIVPAVALRLTDLREALKVMRADPMESAYTPIVMPWPTIALLALVVPVLAGLLAAALTGSRQKLARRAG; from the coding sequence GTGAGCCTCTTCTCCGGCTGGCGCGCCGCCTTCCGCATAGCCCGGCGCGACGCGCTGCGCGCCAAGGGCCGCAGCGCCCTCGTCGTCGCGATGATCGCCCTGCCCGTCCTCGGTGTGACCGCCGCCGATCTGACGTACCGCTCCGCCCTGCCCACCGCCGCGGAGGACCTGACGGCGGATCTGGGCGCGGCGGACGCCCTCTTCATGGACCAGGGGATGGGCCCGGTCCCGCTCTGGCAGATGCCCGACGGCATCATGTGGCAGACGCCCGAGGGCGCCCCGGAGACGTTCTACGACGACGAGCGGAAGCCCGTCGACGTACCGGCCACCTTCCCGAAGGGCTCGCGCTCTCTCACCGAGCAGTCCGTGCCCGCCTCCGTGACGACCCGCCACGGCATCACCGACACCCAGATCACCGAACTGGCCGTCGCGGACCCGATGCTGCGCGGCCGGGTCGAGCTGACCGAGGGCTCCTACCCGAAGGCCAAGGACGAGATCGCGGCGACCGAGGCGTTCCTCAAGGCGGCCGGGCTCTCCGTCGGTGACCGCATCACCGTGCGCGGCCCCCAGCAGGTCTACACCCTCACCGGCGCGGTGGAACTGCCCGCCCAGTTGAAGAACGAGTCCCTGTTCGCCGCCCCGGGCGCGGTCATCGCCCCCTGGCAGAAGTCCGCCGACGGCGACGGGAAGATCCTGCCGCCCCAGGCGAGCGGTGTGAAGTGGCTGGTCCAGGGGCCGCCCGGGGCAGGCGTGACCTGGCCGGACATCCTCGCCGCCAACGAGAAGGGCGTGGTGGTACGGGCCCGCCAGGTCGCCCTGAACCCGCCGCCGGACTCCGAAGTCCCCATGGCCGCGTATATGCAGAGCTGGACGAGCAGCGACGCGGAGCTGACCGCGGCCGCCCTCACCGTGGCCGCGATGGCCCTGCTGGAGATCGTGCTGCTGGCCGGACCGGCCTTCGCCGTGGGGGCCCGCCGGTCCCGTCGGCAGCTGGGGCTGGTCGGCTCGTGCGGCGGCACCCGCGGCCAGGTCCGGGCCGTGGTGCTCGCGGGCGGTGCGGTGCTCGGCGGGGTCGGCGCGGTCGTCGGGGTCGGGGCCGGCTTCGGCCTCACCGTCCTCTTCCGCCCGATGATCGAGGAGTTCAGCGGCCGTCGCTTCGGCGAACTGACCGTCCACCCCTGGGAGATCATCGCCATCGCCGTACTCGGCCTGGTCACCGGCGTCCTCGCCGCACTCGCCCCGGCGATCGTGGCGGGCCGTCAGTCCGTCCTGGAGTCGCTCACCGGCCGCCGCGGCGCCCGTCGCAGCTCCCGCGTCCTGCCGGTCGTCGGCACGGTCGTGCTCGCGGGCGGGACCGCCCTCGCCGTGTACGGCGGTCTGAGCGGCAACACCCGGCTGGTCGCGGCCGGTTCCGTCCTCGCCGAACTGGGCCTCCTCGGCTGCATCCCGGTCATCGTCGGCTTCCTCGGCCGGCTCGGCCGCCGGCTGCCGCTGACCCCCCGGATCGCCCTGCGCGACGCGGCCCGCAACCGGGGCCGTACCGCACCCGCCGTCGCCGCCGTGATGGCCGCCGTCGCGGGCAGCGTCGCCATCGCCACGTACACGGCCAGCACCACCGCCGAGCAGGCCTACGACCACCAGCCCAACCTCACCGCGGGCACCGCCGCGCTGATGGCCGCCGACACCGCCGAGAAGACCGACCTCTCCCGCGCACGGGCCGCCGTCGAGCAGCACTACCCCGTCAGCGGGGCGCCCGCCCGGGTCGGCCGGGCCTGGGCGGGCAGCGACTGCTCCGTGTACTACGAGGAGGAGGACAGCTGCGGGACCCTCGAGATCGTCAAGCCCACCGGGGAGGGCCACTCCTGCCCCCTGAAGGGCAAGGGCGCCAAGGAACTCGCCCTGCGGATCTCCGCCGACGAGCACAAGCGGCTGATGAACTCGCCCGCCTGCGTGGACGAGGACTCCACCACGATCGCCTTCGGCAACGACGACAACAAGATCGTCGTCGGGGACACCGCCCTGCTCACCTCGTACGTCAAGCTCGACGACCCGGAGGCCGCGAAGGCCCTCGCCGCCGGCACCCCCGTCCTGCTCAACTCGGCGTACGCGAAGGACGGCGAGATCACCCTCAAGGCCCGCCACTTCTACAACGAGCGCGACAAGGAGAACCGCGCCCTCCACCCCGGCGAGGCCCGCACCACCACGGACCGGCTGAAGGTGTACGTCGCCCCGGACAGCTACGCGACGACCCCGGGCATCCGGATGGTGCTGCCGCAGCGGACCGCGGACCGGCTCGGCCTGCACTCCCAGGAGACCGGCTCCGTCTACCCCCTGAGCCGCGAGCCGACCGACGCCGAGGAGCAGGCGGCCGACGCGGCGCTGGAGCGGGCCGGCAACCACGCGTACGTGTGGACCGGCAGCCCCGCCGAGGAGCGCGACGACGCGGTGGTCCTGCTGATCCTCGCCCTCTTCGCCGGTGTCGTGACGCTCGGCGCGGCGGCCATCACCACCGGGCTCTCCAAGGCCGACGCGGAGGCCGACCTCGCCACGCTCAGCGCGGTGGGCGCGCCCCCGGGCGTACGGCGCTCACTCTCCGGCTTCCAGTGCCTGGTCGTCGCCCTGACCGGGGTGCTGCTGGGGACGGCGGCGGGGATCGTCCCGGCGGTCGCGCTGCGCCTGACCGACCTGCGGGAGGCCCTGAAGGTCATGCGGGCCGATCCGATGGAGTCGGCGTACACACCGATCGTGATGCCGTGGCCGACCATCGCGCTGCTGGCCCTCGTCGTCCCGGTGCTGGCCGGGCTGCTCGCCGCCGCCCTCACCGGCTCCCGGCAGAAGCTGGCCCGGCGCGCGGGGTAA